The Rhea pennata isolate bPtePen1 chromosome 5, bPtePen1.pri, whole genome shotgun sequence nucleotide sequence ACCAAGGTTCATGCCCCATCCAGAGCTCACtgtgcatttcctttttttgcagcttttgaaAGAGAGTCTTCAGCTATTCAAATGCGCATATTCATGTCTGTATTGTTTTTACATCCTTTTTGCAGAATTATATCTCTTTAACAGAAGCTACCTGTAGTATCTGGCACTCAGCTCATCACTTATCTTGAAATACTGAATTACTCCAGAATTATGTAAAGAAATCTATATTTGGCCttactgctgctgttcagagcatACCTACTGTGTTGAGAAACAGAGGATTTAAACCTCCAGAAGGACCAAACCAGGTCCAggctcatttttaaatattatctgATTTACCAGAAAGAAAGACAGTGAAAGGCAGCATGGGCTTTGATCATATCTAATTATGTAGTGTAATATCGGATACAGACTCTTTTCCTCCCACGACCTTgtaatagtttgtttttttttttctgtccagaaaaacaaaatttccctTAAAgaaccagctgtgccctgcctgcagcctgcagaagaaTGGCATTAGTCACGTGCAGTCCAACACGTAGCACAATTGTAAAGTTCGCTCTATGAGACTGACAGGAGCTATTCATATCAAACCCTTCCACCATCTGCCTGAATGGCAGGCTGCTGGGTAGCAACGGCCCCCCTCCTCACTGTCGCTCCTTCTTGCCCTCCCTCTGCACGGCATCTGCACTTAGTGCCTGCTCAAAGTCTCTCCCCAAGTGCAGAAAATTGGGGCTTGGAAGCAAAGAGGGGATGTCACTCATGTCAAAGTAGgttattaagagaaaaaaaaaaaagaggaaaagagtcAAAGCTTCATCTTGTGGGAACACCAGGTTGCTCTTCTCCTGGGAGAAGAGGTGTTGCTCCAGCAAGGAGTGAGAGCAAAGGAGACCACCAGGCAGTGCAGGTCTGGGGAGAAATCCCATgttctccctccttttccatgCTGAGTGCAGATTCAGGGCAGGAACAGGATGTGAAGGATCCAGCCCTTAGTATCAGGGTGAGAAACCTGCTGCTCTCACACTGAGAGTCTGTGTATTGGTGTATGACAGGGAGGCACGCAGGGAGTCTGTCAGCAACCACCATATGCACATTTTCAGCCATCTCTCAAGTTCTGGCAGCAGGGACTGTGGCTCTGCAGTCATGGTCACCTGTCCCAGAGGTCCTTCAGGTCCTCAAACTGGGAATCAGGCTGCTTGTTTTGCCAATGTCAGCTTCTTGACAAAGGAATTTCatcctcagaaatatttatggaaGTCAAATaagtttttctccctttcaaCATGTTTCTGTAGATCCTAGGGTGGGCAGGCTCAAGTCTCAGACTGAGGTTTTGAGTCTAGCAGATGACCTCTTGAAGACCTGAATGCTAGCAGTGCCCACTTGGGTTTATGCCCCTCTATGGGACGTGTCCCAGAGTCCCAGGAAGATCAGATTGACTGGAAAGTAAGGGGTTAATGAGGAGAAAGATTGAGGGAGCATGTGAGAGACACTCCTCTGGCTTTCAGAAACCACTTTCTGGACAAAAAGTAGTCATGGACTACTTTACACTTCTCTTCCTGCATTTTACTTTATCTAGGTGAAGTTTCCATCCCTGGCCAGCTGACAGTGAGCAGTCTGTGAGCCTTGGCTTTGCTAAAGGAAGCAAACTCATCTCTTTTATTCTCCTCATGCAAGAGAGTATCCACACCCTAGTAGACACTCCAGCAGCCGttctctgcctttccttcaTTTTAGATTTATCTTTTTTGAATTATACGTAATATTCCAGAAAAAAGCTTAGCAGTGTCCTGCATAATGGTGCTAGTAcacttctgcattttccatGTTGCCTCTTCTGGTGGCTCACTGTCATCCTATGGCCTGTTTTCCCCTTCTCATTTCCCAGTGGTGATCTCTCTCCTCATGGCAGGAATTCTTGCTATCGATCACTGAGGTGCTTGGCCCAGCATTATAacatttctgtcctttcctgTTGCCTGTTCTTCCAGGATGATGCTTAATAATACCCTTCATTTTTGTGCTATCAGCACGTTATTAACATGCTTCCACTTCTTGTGGCACTGTCAACAAAATGCCTAAACCTCAGGAGCCCTGAGGAACAGCTCTCACATGTTATCTGAAGGATTCCAAGTTTAAAATTTCCTTACAGCCTTTGTGTCCATTTTGAGAGACAAAGGGAAAACCATTAGACATCGCTGGTGTATGCAACCAAAAATGAGAGTTTTCTCTCTTATCTTTGCTTCACTTTGACTCACCTCCCCTCTCCTTGAAAACCAAAAGAAGTGAAACCTCAggggaatttctaaagaaaacattttgaccATTGTTAAGAAATCTTACCTTTTAGCTAAAAAAGTGAAagcatttccccccccccttttcttttttactaacAAAAGTTCCTTAGTTAACCCTCCTGAAGAAGAGTTGAGGATCACAGCACTTTCTGTACAGACGTGCACCTCAGACATGTAGATACTACTCACCCTGCTCACCCCCAGTCAAGAAGTGGCGAGAAGCCAGTTAGAGCTGACTTCAGTGCTCACGTTCCAGCTACTTGCCAGAAGAGAGCCCAGTTTTTACCTCCCTGCCTGATGCCCTGCCCTGTGTGTCCCATGGAGGTCTTACCCTCTGGCATGTGGCACAGGCAAGGGCAGCTATAATGATGTGCAATATATTGATATCGGGACAGCACTGCACTGATACCAACCAGACCCCCACCAGCAGCTTGGACCCCCACCCATCTCTGCCTGCAGAGTTTAGCAACGCTGTGATGTGCACTAGTCTGTTTTTTATCAGTGAGGTAAACAAATGACAGCACGTATTCCTCAGGCCAGGGCTGAAAGTCAGTGCTTTTtataggagaaaaagaaatcttgattATACTAACGTCAAAACAGTGACTTCTGTACAGTCTCTATACTGCCTAGCTGTTCACTAAGTTGCTCTTTCCTTTATAgaccattaaaaataacactggGGATTTGCACATTCATGTTATTAGACCCGCTAGGTACACTCACTGCTTAGAGGTCACTACCCAGTTTAATGACGTGTATTGAGTTTACTGGGTCTGTTCATGTACTTCAAGTCAGAGTGATGCTGGAATAACTTTGCTGAAAGGGACCCTGACTGTGGAAATAAGCAGTGGGAAGTTTTGGTGTAGAAATGGCTAAAGGCTGACATCATTTACAATGAGCGacactttaaaaaaaccttCCCAGGTATTTTTGTCTAAgaaaatcttcttttctctctcctttattcAGTCTTTAAGGAAATGCTGCATGTTCAGCAGAGGCCTGGCTACAGCCTTAAAGCATACAAATTTAATCTAGTGTGCTACttaacaaaagagagaaaatacaaaacttcACATACCAAAAATTCCCTGGAAGACAGCTGTCAGGGGGTGACATGTCAGATATGAAGTAGCTCTCCAGCTGGTCCCTGTCTGCATGCTGGGAAGGCATGTGGAGACATTTTTTCAATTGCTGTACTTGTTTGACACGTTCACAGTGGAAAATGATGTATCATTCTCGAGCCTTTGGTTGGTGGACACTTCAAAGTGCATTGGATCCTCGGAGAGGAGTGCCCTATTGTTAATTGTTCCTTTCACATGTACATTGGGATGAACATGGCgagagcagagaggaacaaAAGGGCTCCGGTGGCCTCTTAGAGAAAACCCTGTGCAGCTCAACCTGAGTCTGACCTTGAAAGGGTGGGttgctctgtttttcaaatCCTGCTCGCTGGTTCATTCCGCCTCGGTTCCCTGTTGTCATCCAGCTGCAGGGGAACAGGATGCCGGAGTGGCGAGCGCAGCCTTCCCATTGAGGGCTTTCCTCTGcggtggctgcagggcaggggggaAACAGGAACAGCCAAAGCCAGATCCTAACATTGGGCACTTGGCGAGGGACTACACACAGGCTGGGAAATAGAGGGCTGGGCTGGGATTCGACCTCTGCTGCCACCCCAGGGAGGAAttgcagctggagcagatgACAGACCTGCAGGAGTGTGATGCCCATGGGAGCAGTGCCCCAGGGAAGTGGTCTCTGGAGGGGATGGGCTTGGCCAGGTCTAAGGGTGGGAAAAGGCTTGCAGAGGGTGTGCCGGAAAGGGGAGCCAAGGTTTCCCTTCTTTTGAGCTTGTACCAATTCTCATGGACTGATGAGCCATATCCACCCTCTTCAGCCTTACTGAGCTCCCAGCTGTCAGACCCAGAGCCCAGCTCAGGAGCCGCAGGCAGATATAGCATCTCATAGGATATGACATGGGTTTCCCAGCCCTCTGAAGACAGTTTATTGACATCCTGAGACATTCCTTTCCTCCTAGACAATCATCTCACATCTCTGCCTCCTTTCTGCACCCTTGAGTAACCAACAAGCTTGTCTATCAGGAGATTGCATTGTGCAACGTGGTGTCTAGGCAGGGTTCAAATGCTCTTCAAGCACAGGAGGCAGTTTGTTTCTTCAAACGATGATATGATGCCTTCAAGGGGTAGTTATTTAAATTAGCCAGACAAAAACTTCTCAATGTAGCTTCAGCTGCATAAGAGGAAACTGCATCAGGCATTGGTGAGGCACGGACAGATCAGGCTCTGCTTAGAGTATGAGGAAACTGCTCAAGCAGTTGTCTGGAAACtacccagaaaaaaatgaatggaaggGAGAAGATTGCAAAGAGATTTGCATGATGGTGTAATGCACTTGATGGAGGGTGCAGCAGGCACAGAGTTAGCTACACTAGGTCTCCCAGGGAAGGAAATGCTTGTGGAATAGAAATTATGAGAAAAGAAACCCTAGTGTCCTCatcagctgaggaaaagctttctgGCTGGCCTTCTTGCTCTGTCAGCTTTACCTGCTCCTTCAGCCAGGAGCAAGGCGGCCTCAGGATTTTCTACTCTTCTTGTGAAGCTAATTGCCACAAAAAGGCTGCAAAACTAATCTCAGTGCTTGCACATCCACAGTATGAGAGAGACGGATCTGGTGTGGCCAATCAGCAGTAATGTCACAGTGTGCATCAATGTAAAGGCTTTGCAATGCCTCCTGTCACATGATGTTGGGGCTCTGGAGAGTCCACCTAGACTGGAAACACCTTGAGCACTGGAGTCATCACATGTAGCTCAGACCAGACGGGGAGAAACAACATGAATAAGGACAACAGCCTTAGCCACAACTGGGCCTACCAGTATGGGCCACTGAGGAGTCATCCCTAAGGCCTTGCACAgcctgctgagctctgctgagctgcagagtGTCATATAATAGCCAGTCTGGATCATTGTCCTGCTCTAAGGAATGCCAGAGTAAGAGAAGCAATGTAAAACAGGTATAAAATGCGGTTGTTGGCAGGCTTTTGTGCTCAGGCCTTTGAGGCTGCACACCAGCAATGCAGCTTTTGCTTGCTTAACGGAGGTGGGCAGGATTTCTGATGCTGCTTTCCCCGCAgtgatatgtgtgtgtgtttggccCCAGAGTCTGTATGCATCTCTCTGAAGATGCACGAGACTTGGGACCCTTACAGCTCTTTGCATCTCCGAGGCACTGCAGGCTGTTAGAGGCTGGAAAGCAAGACCGACGATGGAGTCCCCGTGTGCTCTGGCCTGCGGTGAGGCAGTGGGTGTCGGGGCTGGCAGGCAGGCTGTCACGAGCTCTGCATCGCTGGCATGGCCTGTGTGCACCAGGAACAGGCCTCCTGCTCTCCTACCAGACGAGAGGGTATGCATCGTGGGACTCCTGGTTTTACTGTGCTATTAAGTTATTGCCACCCCTTAGGACAACCCTGCGAGAAGGCGGAGGACTCGCATAACTCTAGATCAGTAAAGGAAGCAGCTCAATTAGCATTTCACACGCCTTTGCTTCACTCTCTTCTTACCTTCCCTGCAGCGGGCATGCTTTCCCCTTAAAGGATTGTCCTGTTTCTGCTCCTTGCCAGCGTTGGCAGGGTGACAGTAGTCGAGTGTGCAAACTTGTGCTATTGTCCCCAGGCCAGGGGGAGTCATGGAGACCCACTAATATGACACAGGAAAATGTTTGCTGATGGCAATTCTATGGGCTTTGTCTAACTCTTTCTCCATCATGACGACTCGATTTAAGTCTCTAACTGTTTGACTACAGATGCAAGAGTACTATCCAACTCCATCCTTTTGTCCGGGTAGTTTGAATGGGTAATTCAGCTTTTGTGTAACTCAATTGAGGGGGCAAACATAAAGACAAGATTCTTGAGCGCTCAAGCTCCCTTTCCATGGATATCTGCACATCTCTTTAGAGATTTGTTCCTTTCCTACCTTTTTCTGACATCATcctcctcttaaaaaaaaaaaaaaaaaaaaaaaaaaagagctgtgaTGGGGAACGGTTAAAAGTAGGCTAGCCTGGTCCCCCGTATTACATTGTCCTGTGCCAATGAAGCATGGTTAGTATCAGCCCCTAGACAGCTTTGGGGAGTGCAGAGAATAGGGTGTCTAAGGTTTCTTAGCTCATcatcagcattttctctttggattgtgtctttaaaaaaaaaaaaaaagaaaaaaagaaaaaagaaaaagccttagTAGGGGTGAAGAGGATAGAGGAGAATGGTAGAAATCGCAGGGAAATGATTGTATTTATTAGCTGTCTTTCTGTGGCCGTCCCCATGGCAACAATTTGTGATGGCAAAGAATGTGAGAACGGGGAGGCTAATGCCTGATTGGGATGCTTTGTATTTGGCAAAGTGGCTTCTGATTGGCCTGAGAAAGCCCCCGAACTAGACGGAGTCGATATTCATTCAGCTTACTCAAGTGCTTGCTAAACTGCTTCTAAACACTCGCAGGCTCCGGCTGCTTCTGTAAAGGTTGGTAGTGTATAACCTGCGTAACAAGATTAGCCGGGGAAGGGGGCTCGTCTCAGCAGTGCTACAGTAGCAGCCGGCGCGGGTGAGACAACCTCCTGCGCGCCCGGGTGAGTGTGTGTGCTTAGCTACGGGGACACGGGAATTGCTGCCGAGGCTTCCGCGTGCGATTTGAGCGTTATCTAACAAGATTAAGCGTTGGGCTCTCCGGCACGAGCAAGCCAATCCCCGCATCTGCGTGCGCCCGGGCAGCGATGCCGGGGACGCCGGGCTGCGAGCGCGGGGCAACGCTTGCAAAGTTCACCCACACAGGAGCGAGCTGACGACTTGTTTGTTTAGTTGAGAAGTTTGACATGTTTCTTCCCACCACCCCACCCCAATTTGCTTGATGGTTTTTGATGCTTCGCACTCTAAATCTGCCCATCGTGTTTCACAGATTTGCCAAAGTTGGAAGAGAGGGACTATAAACTTTTAATGGAAATCTCTGCAAGCTGCATTCTGTGAAATGGCATCAGACAGCGAGGTAAAAACCCTCCTGAATTTCGTCAATCTGGCCTCGAGTGACATCAAAGCAGCTCTGGATAAATCCGCTCCTTGCCGCCGGTCAGTTGaccacagaaaatatttgcagaaacagcTCAAAAgattttctcagaaatactCCAGGATCCCACGGTGCCACCCCAGCAAATCCGTGGAGTGCAGCGTGAAGCGGGGCGCAGAGGACAGGAGTCGCAGCTCCCAGCCCGAGGCGGTGGACTCCAGCCACTGCAGAGCTGCCGCCGAGAAGGAGCTGAGGACAGCTGAGGTGGAGGAGACCTTCTCTGGGGAGCAGGTTTTGCAAGAGCCAAACTCCGAGCCCACCAGGCCGGACCAGGTGCCGATGAGGAAGAGACAGCTGCCTGCCTCCTTCTGGGAAGAGCCCCGGCCAGCGCAGAGCCTGCTGGCCAGGAGCTTTCCCACGGGCCTGGACGGGCTCCCCAGCTCCGGAGACCCTCTTCCTTAcgaggggaagaaaaacagaaggagcCCGGAGGCTGCCGGCCCGGAGAGCCCCTCTGAGCCCGTGCAGCGTGGCAGCGAGAAGGACCCTGCCAAGGCGCCGGGGCCACCCATGTCCGGCCAGGTGGCCACCTGGACCTGCTGCCCCTTCCAGTGCTCCGGGCAGCCGCTGTACCAAACCCCGGGGGCGCTACCGCCGTCGCCCTTCCCGGGCCTGGGGCTGTGGCGGAAaagcgcggcgctgcccgcggagATCCAGCACTTCTGCAAGGAGGCGGACAGCACGGGGCAGAAACTCTACCGGCCCGTGGTTTTGAAACCCATCCCCACTaagcctgctctgccccctcctattttcaatgtttttggCTATATTTAGCTGGGGGTGGTGGGAAGGAGccaggggtgtgtgtgtgtgactttGAATACAGTAGCTCCGTAAAATGAATGGAAGTGTAATGTCAGACGTGGGCGCGAGCGAGTCGAAGTGCGGAGCGGTGCGCGGGAAAGGAGGGTGGTTTCTGTCTAGAGACGGCAGCGGTTGCGCGGGGTTCCTCTCGCACAGGCTGGGGTGAGTTAAACAACGGCTGTGAATCTATCTGGGCTTGATTCTCCTCTTGCTACATGGGTGTAAATCAGGAATAAGCCTCATGAAGCCAGTGGCATGAAGTGCAAGGCAAATCAGGCCTCTTTTATGGAAGCGCATTGTTTGAGCCATGGCGAGTTGGGCTAAGAGCCATTCATAATCTGCACTTGTAACACCTAGGAGACCTCCTCCATGTGGGAACATCTTTCTggggctgccctgcagccacagcagtgaaatgaaatgaattaaaCCCATTCAAACAGTTTTTGTGCTTTAATTCCAGGGAAGTCAAGATACTCGGGTCACTTCCTTTGGCATCCAAGAGACTGGAAGGACAGTATTTAATGTAGAAACCATATTTGTAAATTGATTTAAGCTCTTCTTATATGTAAATAttgagagaattaaaaaaaaaaagaaggaagaaaggagataaTTTTATCCTAGTCATTCTGCAAATGAAGTCTGCTTATTTTTGTCCTGCTGAGTAgacacagattttatttttaagcagtggTTAGATATGAGGGCTGAAATCTCTGCCCATTCAGAGTGCTATAGATCAACAACAACTCTTCTGAGGCTGGGAAATTAGTTAGTGTTAGACTgctgcaaataaaaacagaattaatttctgAGTGTCAAAAGCACAAATGACAAATCATGTCATTTGCTgaatacaaaaatttaaaatataatagaaaagTGCATAGCATAGCTTGCCTTGACTTCTGACTAGCAGAGGAGATCTTTTATTTTGCCTGATTTTAAGATAAAATCACAATATTTGACTACAAAGTGTTTTCTCAATTACTTTAATGAAGTTGCTTTAGAAAAGCTAATAGCGGATATTCTCAAGTTAAACATTGCTAAAGCCCGTGGAGAATGCAGTGCTCAGTCACAGAACATGAGCTCTGAGCGGTTTATTATTGCAGGCTTACAAATCCATTCATTTATATTGTAAATACTGTAAATCACTGAAGTCAAGAGAAGTATATAATGGGAGGGAAAAAGGCCAGAGAATGGGCTCTGATCTTTCAGGGCCTGAGCCACCTCCCACCGGAGTTAATGGGAACTTCTCCCTGGAtgcagcagaaggcagcctCGATCAGTGCGCTCCCCAGCTAGTGCAGCTCGCTAGGGGAAAACGGGCTTAGCTTCTTTCGAGGACAGTGCAGtcataagaaaattaacattttaagcCTTCTAAAGTGTAGCTTTGGATCTTCTGATGGGGCTTGGCATTACATAGCGGAGTTACGACGTTAGTTAGGATATATACACTGCCCTCTGGCCAAAAGTATCTTACTCTTCCTAAATCTCTCACTGAATCACACCCTTGTTTACCTATCTGAAAGCAATGGCTGCAATGTGCTAGTCTAGCAGGCCAAAAGTAACCACAGAAATGGTTTTTACTGCCTTCTCTCTGGTACCAGCACTTAATATGTGCATCAAGCCTGTGTAGATCACTCTTACAGGAGAGAGACGGCAGGAAACGGCTGTGGTAGCACATGCCTGCAACAACATGCAATGTGCAGGGTAGTGAAGAGCAGGTCTAAGGGGTAGGGACATCCAGTTAGCACTTGACCTAGAGGTGCACAtaagatttttgtattttgtggggggaaggaaagggaaagaggacaCTCTATCCCTCCCTTACTCTAACAGAAATCAAAGGTAGCACTCCCTTTTAATTCAGTGGGAGAATTATGGCTCTGAATTTGTAGAGCTATGTGCAAGGGACTTCTTTACCTGGTAACAGCAACATTTTCTCACACACATAGCCCCATGTCTCTGTTGTAATACAGATGAACTCTGTCTCAGTGGCGTCACGGCTCAGCAGCATCCTTGGCATTGCTCTGGATTTCCAGTGGGTGAGCCGAGCAGGTCACGCAACAGCCCACAGGTAGTGCAGCGATTGCTGTGGGCGAGCATTTCTGGTTGAGTTTAGGAGAGAAACTTGGAAGTGCCACATATGACACCAGAGTACAGATTTCCATAGAAATTGAAATAGTTGCAAAAGTATAtagtttctgcagaaattttatttctgagggaatccagaaaaagaaggaagttcAAACCAAGCTTCAAcctttttgaaattaaatgctgtgttttgctttttcttcttttaaactctGTATTATTTTGAAGGTGTGTGGCTCTATGCTTTACATGTAGTAGAATAATATGTTTTTAAGAGGAAGGGTTGAACTAAAATGCTCCAAATGACCTTCAACACACAGATATTTATATACTTACCCTCAGATTCAGACAGATGTTACATTCTAAAATCCTTACAATCTTCAGGAAATAAGACTTGCCTCATCAGCCCAGGACAGACTCTAGGCCTTTGGTAGAGCTCTGGTGTAGCTAAGAACTAGAGCAACAGTGAAGTAAAACGCAAATGAACAGAAGACAATTTTTAAGGGTGATTGAAATCACTGAATGAGGATGCGTGAGGCTTTCCAAAAGACTTACAAGGAATTGCAACTCTGTCTTGCTCATAACGCTTGctgttcatagaatcatagaactggtaaggttggaagggacctccggagatcatccagtccaaccctcagatgagtggcccatacggggatcaaacccacaaccttggcattattagcaccacactctaaacAACTGAGCTAGACATGCTCTCTCACCCCTGAGATGATTACTTCAAAATTATTAATTGTTCAAGGTTGGACTGATTCAGACTTTTCCTGGCTATTTTTTTGTGAAGTTATTTAGTGTGGCTATTCAGGACAAAATCTACTTGTTTACTCATACTTTGAAAGATGGAAATATAACATTTGAGAGCTGCTATTTACTACAACAATGCAAATTTAAACTGTTAACACCACAATAGCTTTTATAAATAATGGGAAGGGAAGGTGAATGAAAAGGCtttcatacaaaataaaataaaaaatcaaaaaagtgCACAAGAATATAAAGTGAATTGCACATgttgcagtaaaaaaaaaaaaatgtacagtaaCCTGGTCATGAAATACTCCTAggacatttcagaaaaagtcaaaatctCTGAAGAAATCTACCATGCTGAGTAAAAACAAACCACTTTACCCTGCACTGGAAGTACTGATCTGGTTACAAAGCCTTGTTTGTTTGGGTTGTTTGGTATTTGCCATTTCACAGTAACTTCTAGACAGACGTATTAAATTCACATCGAATTTGTGCAGATTCAGTATCACACATGAAATACGGTCAGCGGTCAGTGTGTAAGAGGTAGCCAGCTctttttcagtgcaaataaaTGTAAACTGATGGTGTAAAGGTTTTCAGTAAGGATCAAGCAGAAAGGATATAATAATATTGTAATTACTACTTTCACCCACTTACAGACtcattttttccacagtttctgCGCAAAGTGTGCCTTTATTCTCACAGTTGTGGTACTTCCATAGCAGATTAGCACTCTCCAGCTCAGTGATACTCCTGGTCAGGACAAATGTTTTAGAGCTACCAGAACATGGCTTTCCCAATAGACATGAATATTCCTTGGCTGAAGAAATGGACTTTGTGTGTTTGCTCCACCCAAACCCAGTTTCAACTTTccaaggaaatttaaaaaaaaaaaagtgatttgtgAGACTTTTGTATCTGATTTTGGTTCAGGGGAAATTTTCAGCTTGGGAAACATCCTTGTGGTGTGTACATGCAAATGGTGATTTTAAAACCTTCTATCAGCCAGCAGTCTCCAAGGCTGTCACTGCACACCAAACGAATGCTTAAGGACGTAGTCTCTGCCAGGCAATACAGGCCTAAAGAATTCCAATCCCCGTTCCCTTTCCCTCCACTCAATATTTATTAGCCTGGAGCAGATCGCTGGTGTGGTTCAGAAGGCATTTCCACGATCACAGCTTGGGAGAGCTGCACTGCTCAGTGCTGTGAGGTGCCAGGGGTGGCCTGGGACAGTCTTTTCTAGGCAGCACAGCACGCAGGGAATAAAGgtacctttcttttccttttttctttttgtttgaaatatgaACATATTTTCTAAAGAGTTGGTCTGCAGGGACAGTCTCCCAAAACCCAGGAGAGAGTTTTAGTGGCCCATTCAGGCAGCTGTTCTCAGTACTGAGGGCACTGATGGCCAGCTCTTAACCAGTGTGACTGGGAAGCTCCATCTATGAGGCCTGACAGAGTGCCCATGTGCCACAGGACTGAGCCCACCATGGGACTGGATGAGGAGACAGCACGGCTCCCCTCTGAGCACCTCCCTCCCACCATGAAAGACTGCTGAGGTTCATGCTTCGGGACAAGGAGGCAGATCCCAAACTGGTAATAAGGGAAGTTGCTGGACAAAATTTCAACAGTGGAGAAATCTCACCTGACTTTCCAAGGCTTTGCAAGAAGATCACAGTTCAGTCTGAATTGAAACTGTGTTGGTTTTTCAATTACTTTTGTGCTTGAGAAGGAGACAGCTATAGGTAGAGCACAGTTAGCTGTAaccatttctgcttctgctttcatgCTACTCTACAAGTGCTGAACACTTTTCACACCAATCCATTTCACAATCTAAACTTCTATGCCCAAATAGGTCTGCATGTGTGCAACACAGTTTTAATCCTGTGTTAAGGTGTGAAACTCTACACAAAGAAAACTCAGTGCAACATATTTTCTCTACTTAAAGTTCTGCCTGATTCCGTGTATGGTACACCACCCAATACGGAAAACATGTCTGTCAAACTTCTGGTGGAAATCCTACCAAACCATAGTGTGCAGCTCCTTTGATACCTAAGATAAGGACTGGTGTGCTACTAGCATGAGATCTGCAAAGATATGGTGCCAAATTTTGATTCTTCCATCGTTACTTAGGTGTCTGACTAGGACTGAGGCACACATCAGATCACAGTGGTTCCACAAGTCACACCTGTCAGTGGAGCTGTCACTGCCAATAACTGTTCATGAGCTCCTCAGCCTCCCCAGCTGCGAGAGAATGTGACTTGTTAAAAACCTCAATAAGAGA carries:
- the FAM181A gene encoding protein FAM181A translates to MASDSEVKTLLNFVNLASSDIKAALDKSAPCRRSVDHRKYLQKQLKRFSQKYSRIPRCHPSKSVECSVKRGAEDRSRSSQPEAVDSSHCRAAAEKELRTAEVEETFSGEQVLQEPNSEPTRPDQVPMRKRQLPASFWEEPRPAQSLLARSFPTGLDGLPSSGDPLPYEGKKNRRSPEAAGPESPSEPVQRGSEKDPAKAPGPPMSGQVATWTCCPFQCSGQPLYQTPGALPPSPFPGLGLWRKSAALPAEIQHFCKEADSTGQKLYRPVVLKPIPTKPALPPPIFNVFGYI